A genome region from Thalassotalea euphylliae includes the following:
- a CDS encoding hydrolase, whose protein sequence is MAKYFRKHQRIALHKSSLETPDDDFIDLAWTELPERNSAKPIVVVLHGLEGSADSHYAKGMLTAIKNAGWIGVLMHFRGCSGRPNRHGRSYHSGDTRDINFLSNWLQNLYPQAPKAAVGFSLGGNVLTRYLAEHQDHPYQAATVICAPLDLTSCSRRIAKGSSRIYQKYLVDMLKASTLVKVEQQLLPEINPSRLEKVKELWDFDHMVTAPVNGFASAEDYYQRASGKPVMAKINVPCLFIHAADDPFLDHQHIVPDQPLPEHIDFEISEKGGHVGFIAGKNPLNPIYWLEQRAPAYLSQFL, encoded by the coding sequence TTGGCTAAGTATTTTCGCAAACATCAGCGTATCGCACTGCACAAATCAAGCCTTGAAACGCCCGACGATGACTTTATCGATTTAGCGTGGACAGAATTGCCCGAGCGAAATAGTGCAAAACCGATTGTGGTTGTATTGCATGGCCTTGAAGGGTCAGCCGATAGCCATTATGCGAAAGGCATGTTAACCGCAATTAAGAATGCGGGTTGGATAGGTGTGCTGATGCATTTTCGCGGCTGCAGTGGGCGCCCTAATCGCCATGGACGTTCTTATCACTCAGGTGATACTCGTGATATCAACTTCTTATCAAATTGGCTGCAAAATCTTTACCCACAGGCTCCAAAAGCAGCAGTTGGCTTTTCATTAGGCGGAAATGTGTTAACCCGTTATTTAGCCGAGCACCAAGATCACCCTTATCAAGCTGCAACCGTGATCTGTGCGCCACTAGATTTAACCAGTTGCAGCCGTCGTATTGCCAAAGGTAGTTCACGTATCTATCAGAAGTACTTGGTCGATATGTTAAAAGCCAGCACCTTAGTTAAAGTTGAACAGCAATTGTTACCTGAAATCAATCCAAGCCGACTGGAAAAAGTCAAAGAGCTATGGGATTTTGATCATATGGTTACCGCTCCCGTAAATGGTTTTGCAAGCGCTGAAGACTACTATCAACGTGCCAGTGGTAAGCCCGTGATGGCCAAAATTAATGTTCCTTGTCTATTTATTCATGCCGCTGACGATCCGTTTTTGGATCATCAGCATATCGTGCCGGATCAACCACTGCCTGAGCATATAGATTTTGAGATTAGTGAAAAAGGTGGGCATGTCGGTTTTATTGCGGGCAAAAACCCGTTAAACCCAATTTATTGGTTAGAACAACGCGCACCTGCCTATTTGAGTCAGTTTTTATGA
- a CDS encoding flagellin, with amino-acid sequence MISVNQQSTSLSFIEQQRQRQDEEREQLSSARRINRAADDPAGLQISERLTSQINASSQLSVNAQDQINLNNVQEASLTAISDSLQRANELSVQSGSAFNDPNAIQGELDQLTEQVNAIAGEALGDPNFLSGLDANDPAATQAALETAFESVSQQATALGADSNSLGSQVSTYETSVVNVSASRSRIQDTDFASASSEQEQAEAQLQAAIITRREEDSRRGLLVNQLV; translated from the coding sequence ATGATCTCTGTTAACCAACAATCTACTTCTCTCAGTTTTATTGAGCAGCAACGCCAACGTCAAGACGAAGAGCGCGAGCAACTTTCTTCTGCACGACGTATCAATCGTGCTGCCGATGACCCTGCTGGTCTACAAATATCTGAACGTCTTACTTCTCAAATTAATGCGAGCAGTCAGCTTAGCGTTAACGCTCAAGATCAAATCAATTTAAATAACGTTCAAGAAGCCAGCCTTACAGCTATCTCTGACAGCCTGCAACGCGCCAATGAGCTTTCAGTTCAATCTGGCAGTGCCTTCAACGATCCAAATGCTATTCAAGGTGAATTAGATCAGTTAACGGAACAAGTAAATGCTATTGCAGGCGAAGCATTAGGCGATCCAAACTTTTTATCTGGCTTAGATGCAAATGACCCAGCGGCAACACAAGCGGCACTTGAAACTGCATTTGAAAGTGTTAGTCAGCAAGCGACAGCATTAGGCGCAGACAGCAATAGCTTGGGCAGCCAAGTGAGTACCTATGAAACCTCTGTGGTAAACGTTAGTGCATCACGCTCACGTATCCAAGACACAGACTTCGCTTCTGCCAGTTCAGAACAAGAACAAGCTGAGGCTCAGTTGCAAGCTGCCATTATTACGCGCCGTGAAGAGGACTCTCGTCGTGGTTTGTTAGTGAATCAGTTGGTTTAG
- a CDS encoding tetratricopeptide repeat protein: MNKLSLASLTLALSLSSLSGVAADLKSGIYELNRGQFKAAMAEFQPLLEEGYAPAQYQVAMMYKNGWGMRKSLQKSYELLSLAADQNYPDAQFELALMYTEGEPVEKNSKKAFELTKKAAEKGLASAQFNLGVMYAEGTGTYRDNRKAVREYEKAAKQNYALAQFNLALMHFEGKGTEKDIIQSYIWNIIASRNGYQPAESSRVLDERKLPVEEIKKAREEADSLYRNLLAQAEIRAKNSQ, from the coding sequence ATGAACAAACTTAGCCTTGCTAGCCTAACCTTGGCGTTATCTTTAAGCTCGTTATCTGGCGTCGCCGCCGATTTAAAATCTGGCATTTATGAACTTAACCGCGGCCAATTTAAAGCCGCGATGGCAGAGTTTCAACCTTTGTTAGAAGAAGGCTACGCTCCTGCCCAGTATCAAGTCGCTATGATGTATAAGAATGGCTGGGGAATGCGTAAAAGCCTACAAAAGTCTTATGAATTATTGTCACTTGCTGCCGATCAAAACTACCCTGATGCTCAGTTTGAACTCGCCTTGATGTATACCGAAGGCGAACCGGTCGAAAAAAATTCGAAAAAAGCGTTTGAGCTGACTAAAAAAGCAGCAGAAAAAGGCCTTGCCAGCGCACAATTTAATTTAGGCGTAATGTATGCAGAAGGCACAGGAACCTATCGCGACAATCGCAAAGCTGTGCGTGAATACGAAAAAGCAGCCAAACAAAATTACGCGTTGGCTCAGTTCAATCTTGCGTTAATGCACTTTGAAGGCAAAGGCACAGAGAAAGACATTATTCAGTCATATATTTGGAATATCATAGCATCACGCAATGGGTATCAGCCCGCTGAGAGCAGCCGTGTGCTAGATGAGCGAAAGCTTCCTGTTGAAGAAATTAAAAAAGCACGAGAAGAAGCTGACAGTCTCTACCGAAACTTGCTTGCCCAAGCCGAAATCAGAGCAAAGAACAGTCAATAA
- a CDS encoding ATP-binding cassette domain-containing protein, with protein MITAQDLDVYRGSKALITNATFTVHAKHKVGLVGANGCGKSSLFSVFLGGLAPDKGELKMPAKWRIATVKQETPALDASALDYVIDGDTEYRTIEAELEQARQAENGTLEATLLNQLETIDGYSLPARAGELLHGLGFSQAELSQPVKSFSGGWRMRLNLAQALISRADLLLLDEPTNHLDLDAVIWLQRWLKRFDGTLVLISHDRDFLDDVVGQILHIERQSAKLYSGNYTAFERQRAEHLAQQDAAYQKQQREVAHLTKFVDRFRAKASKAKQAQSRLKRLQKLPDLAPAHIDSQFTFSFEQPEHLPYPLLSITDTDCGYGETRILAQANITLVPGTRLGLLGRNGAGKSTLIKSLAGELALLSGERFCAQDLNIGYFSQHQLEQLHGNSTALEHILRDAPHFGELDARNYLGRFGFSGDQALAQASTMSGGEKARLVLALIVLAKPQLLLLDEPTNHLDLEMRQALVMALQDFQGAIILIAHDRYLLESCVDEFLLVGQGKVTSFDGDIDDYQQWLNDDKKLSKAQTAEPKEAQNSGVDKKQQRQQQAELRKQAAPLKKQVDKLNKQMEQWQSELDEVEAILADGEIYQSDDKAKLSSLLKQQASLSEQISEAEMEWLDLEEKIDAIMNPIG; from the coding sequence TTGATCACTGCCCAAGACTTAGATGTTTACCGAGGCTCAAAAGCCTTAATTACCAATGCCACCTTTACCGTGCACGCCAAGCACAAAGTTGGCTTAGTTGGCGCCAACGGCTGCGGTAAATCATCACTATTTTCTGTTTTTCTCGGTGGCCTAGCACCTGATAAAGGTGAGCTCAAAATGCCAGCCAAATGGCGTATAGCCACGGTAAAACAAGAAACACCTGCGCTTGATGCTAGCGCACTTGATTACGTGATTGATGGCGACACCGAATATCGCACCATTGAAGCAGAGCTTGAGCAAGCGCGACAAGCAGAGAACGGCACCTTAGAAGCCACCTTGCTAAACCAATTAGAAACCATTGATGGCTACAGCTTACCAGCGCGTGCTGGTGAACTTTTACATGGGTTAGGCTTTAGCCAAGCTGAACTTTCGCAGCCTGTTAAAAGCTTCTCTGGTGGTTGGCGCATGCGCTTGAATTTAGCACAAGCACTGATTAGCCGAGCCGACTTATTGCTGCTGGATGAGCCAACCAACCACTTAGACCTTGATGCGGTTATTTGGTTACAGCGCTGGTTAAAACGCTTTGACGGCACCCTAGTGTTAATTTCTCACGATCGTGACTTTCTTGACGATGTTGTCGGTCAAATTCTGCATATTGAGCGCCAAAGTGCCAAGCTGTACTCTGGCAACTACACCGCGTTTGAGCGACAGCGCGCTGAACATTTAGCGCAGCAAGATGCCGCTTACCAAAAGCAGCAACGCGAAGTCGCGCACTTAACCAAGTTTGTTGATCGCTTCCGCGCGAAAGCAAGTAAAGCAAAGCAAGCGCAAAGCCGTTTGAAGCGATTGCAAAAGCTACCTGATTTAGCGCCTGCTCATATTGATAGTCAGTTTACTTTTAGTTTCGAGCAACCTGAACATTTGCCTTATCCACTACTCTCCATTACCGATACCGACTGTGGTTATGGCGAAACCCGTATTCTGGCGCAAGCCAATATCACCTTAGTTCCGGGCACACGTTTGGGGTTGTTGGGACGAAATGGTGCAGGTAAATCAACGTTGATCAAATCGTTAGCTGGTGAGCTCGCCTTGCTGAGCGGCGAACGCTTTTGTGCACAAGACTTAAATATCGGCTATTTCTCTCAGCATCAGTTGGAGCAACTTCACGGCAATTCGACAGCGCTTGAACATATTTTACGTGACGCACCACATTTTGGTGAATTAGATGCTCGTAACTATTTAGGGCGTTTCGGATTTAGCGGCGATCAAGCATTGGCACAAGCCAGTACGATGTCAGGTGGGGAAAAAGCACGCCTAGTGCTCGCACTGATTGTATTGGCGAAACCACAACTACTGCTGTTGGATGAACCGACAAACCATTTAGATTTAGAAATGCGCCAAGCCTTAGTGATGGCACTACAAGATTTCCAAGGGGCGATAATCCTTATTGCCCATGATCGCTATTTACTAGAATCCTGTGTTGACGAATTTTTATTGGTCGGGCAAGGCAAAGTCACTAGCTTTGACGGAGATATCGACGATTACCAGCAATGGTTAAATGACGATAAAAAACTCAGCAAAGCACAAACAGCAGAGCCCAAAGAAGCGCAAAATTCAGGTGTAGATAAAAAACAGCAACGCCAGCAACAAGCTGAGTTGCGAAAGCAGGCTGCGCCACTGAAAAAGCAGGTCGATAAACTCAACAAACAAATGGAGCAATGGCAATCAGAACTCGACGAGGTTGAGGCCATTCTTGCCGACGGTGAGATTTATCAATCAGACGATAAGGCCAAATTATCTAGCCTGCTTAAACAGCAAGCGAGCTTGAGCGAGCAAATCAGCGAAGCTGAAATGGAATGGCTTGATTTAGAAGAAAAAATTGACGCGATCATGAACCCAATCGGGTAA
- a CDS encoding YheV family putative zinc ribbon protein: MKKRFIAGAVCPSCKAMDTMALTKENGIEKVTCVSCGEQMTQPEAHVEKQVRESEQMIGIFKPE; this comes from the coding sequence GTGAAAAAACGATTTATTGCGGGCGCAGTTTGCCCGAGCTGTAAGGCGATGGATACCATGGCACTTACCAAAGAAAATGGTATTGAAAAAGTCACCTGTGTGAGCTGTGGTGAGCAAATGACACAGCCTGAAGCGCATGTTGAGAAGCAAGTGCGCGAGAGCGAGCAAATGATTGGTATATTTAAACCTGAGTAG
- a CDS encoding SlyX family protein, whose translation MATTPITADNPSGTHQAMEALEQRIEALEAKNAFQEDLIEQLNQEITIHQAAIAEMKEHLHLVAQRVKDMAPSNVMKAEDEPPPPHY comes from the coding sequence ATGGCCACTACCCCAATAACTGCTGATAACCCTAGCGGTACACATCAAGCAATGGAAGCGTTGGAACAACGCATTGAAGCGCTAGAAGCGAAAAACGCGTTTCAAGAAGATTTAATCGAGCAATTAAATCAAGAAATTACCATTCATCAAGCGGCAATCGCCGAAATGAAAGAACACCTACACCTTGTGGCTCAGCGAGTGAAAGATATGGCGCCGAGCAATGTGATGAAAGCTGAAGACGAGCCACCGCCGCCACATTATTAA